One segment of Mycolicibacterium sp. YH-1 DNA contains the following:
- a CDS encoding selenium-binding family protein gives MTTTDPTFYRSPVQAVAAAPERLAYVVAFDPTSKQNDALAVVDCDPESTTFGGVVGWTELPTSGNELHHFGWNACSSALCHDGHGEHGHGRHEALERRYLLVPGLRSSQIYVLDTKPDPRHPVVTHTIEADELAAKAGYSRPHTVHCGPGGIFMSALGGANGSDGPGGIALIDHDTFEVIGPWEVDRGPQVLAYDVWWHLNHDTVITSEWASPSMIEDGLNPEDLLGHKFGHHIDFWSMSERKLTQRVDLGEQHQMTLELRPAHNPSKAWGFVDTVISTEDLSASVWLWHKDGDQWAVDKVITIPAEPADPDDLPPLLKSFGAVPPLVTDIDLSVDDRWLYVSCWGTGELKQFDVSDPLHPRETASVHLGGIVRREPHPAAPESPLAGGPQMVEISRDGRRVYLTNSLYSSWDDVFYPDGVGAWMTKLDADISTGGLVPDSTFLLRGDDFRGLRVHQTRLQGGDASSDSYCYTR, from the coding sequence ATGACCACGACTGATCCGACGTTCTACCGCAGCCCGGTCCAGGCGGTTGCCGCCGCCCCCGAACGACTCGCCTACGTGGTGGCATTCGACCCGACGAGCAAGCAGAACGACGCGCTTGCCGTGGTCGACTGCGACCCCGAGTCCACCACTTTCGGTGGTGTGGTCGGCTGGACCGAGCTACCTACATCCGGCAACGAACTACACCACTTCGGCTGGAACGCGTGCTCGAGCGCGCTCTGCCACGACGGACATGGCGAGCACGGGCACGGCCGTCACGAGGCACTCGAGCGGCGGTATCTGCTCGTGCCGGGCCTGCGCTCGTCGCAGATCTATGTCCTCGACACCAAGCCCGATCCTCGCCATCCGGTGGTGACCCACACGATCGAGGCCGATGAGCTGGCGGCCAAGGCCGGTTACTCACGCCCGCACACGGTGCACTGTGGACCCGGAGGCATCTTCATGTCGGCGCTGGGAGGCGCCAACGGCTCGGACGGTCCCGGCGGCATCGCGCTGATCGACCACGACACGTTCGAGGTCATCGGCCCTTGGGAGGTCGACCGCGGACCGCAAGTCCTGGCGTACGACGTCTGGTGGCACCTCAATCACGACACCGTGATCACATCGGAGTGGGCCTCACCGTCGATGATCGAGGACGGGCTCAACCCCGAGGACTTGCTCGGGCACAAGTTCGGCCACCACATCGACTTCTGGAGCATGTCCGAGCGGAAGCTGACTCAGCGCGTCGACCTTGGTGAGCAGCACCAGATGACGCTCGAGCTGCGACCCGCGCACAACCCCTCCAAAGCGTGGGGATTCGTCGACACGGTCATCAGCACCGAGGACCTGTCCGCGTCGGTGTGGCTGTGGCACAAGGACGGTGATCAGTGGGCGGTCGACAAGGTCATCACGATCCCGGCCGAGCCCGCCGACCCCGACGACCTGCCGCCGCTGTTGAAGTCCTTCGGTGCGGTTCCACCGCTGGTCACCGATATCGATCTCTCAGTCGATGATCGATGGCTGTACGTATCATGCTGGGGCACTGGCGAACTCAAGCAGTTCGATGTCAGCGATCCGCTCCATCCGCGCGAGACGGCGTCGGTGCACCTCGGCGGAATCGTGCGGCGCGAACCGCATCCGGCGGCTCCTGAGTCGCCGCTGGCCGGTGGACCGCAGATGGTCGAGATCAGCCGCGACGGCCGTCGGGTGTACCTGACGAACTCGCTGTACTCGTCGTGGGACGACGTGTTCTATCCCGATGGCGTCGGGGCGTGGATGACGAAACTCGATGCCGACATCTCCACGGGAGGCCTTGTTCCCGACAGCACGTTCCTTCTGCGCGGCGACGACTTTCGTGGCCTCCGAGTGCACCAGACCCGACTCCAGGGTGGCGACGCCTCAAGCGATTCGTACTGCTACACCCGCTAA